One window of the Tetragenococcus koreensis genome contains the following:
- a CDS encoding DUF1697 domain-containing protein produces MNKYVIYLRGINVGGKNKIKMVDLRSFLSAAGFDQVKTYIQSGNIVLQSILPITEIGPRIENLLVREFELDSDLIRVLVIEPQVYQAIMDEAPKTFGKVFAEVDYRYDVMFLMGLTPDEVMKEIEAREGIDKVWQGTHAIYYRRPGPNHPDYTKSALSRIVKKPVYQMITIRNWKTSMKMHEMLNSL; encoded by the coding sequence ATGAATAAGTACGTGATTTATCTTCGTGGTATCAATGTTGGAGGGAAGAATAAGATTAAAATGGTTGATTTACGTTCGTTTTTGTCCGCTGCAGGGTTTGATCAAGTAAAGACGTATATACAAAGTGGAAATATTGTTCTTCAATCTATACTGCCTATTACTGAAATTGGTCCTAGGATAGAAAATTTACTGGTCCGAGAGTTTGAATTAGATAGCGATTTAATTCGAGTGTTAGTTATAGAGCCGCAAGTCTATCAAGCTATTATGGATGAAGCACCTAAAACTTTTGGAAAAGTTTTTGCTGAAGTTGATTATCGATACGATGTCATGTTTTTAATGGGACTTACTCCTGACGAGGTAATGAAAGAAATTGAGGCACGAGAAGGCATTGACAAAGTATGGCAAGGTACACATGCTATCTATTACCGCAGGCCAGGACCCAATCATCCAGACTACACTAAAAGTGCTTTATCTCGGATTGTAAAAAAACCAGTCTATCAAATGATTACTATACGTAATTGGAAAACATCAATGAAGATGCATGAAATGCTAAATTCGTTGTAA
- a CDS encoding SDR family NAD(P)-dependent oxidoreductase — protein sequence MENFAGKVVLITGAANNIGKGIALKFAKAGANTVIVDYDMEQGKNTADEITQEYVQSLFIQADVSDPEAMLKVREEVFNTFNRIDVLVLNAGIGNKNRVNDITYEEWNKMLSINLTGLFNTVKVFYEDFLLNKGAIVYIGSGSALSGTGGGVPYPASKAGGEGLMRGLAKELGSKGVNVNTVAPRLIDTGMLRVSHPTQESLDKAIQEVPVGRLGTIEDIANLTYFLADPANSFIQGQTILLDGGRTIG from the coding sequence ATGGAAAATTTTGCAGGAAAAGTAGTCTTAATTACTGGTGCAGCGAATAACATTGGAAAAGGGATTGCCCTTAAATTTGCTAAAGCGGGTGCTAATACTGTTATTGTTGATTACGATATGGAACAAGGCAAAAACACGGCTGATGAAATTACGCAAGAGTATGTGCAATCCCTTTTTATACAAGCTGATGTGTCAGACCCAGAAGCTATGTTAAAAGTACGCGAAGAAGTATTTAATACGTTTAATCGAATTGATGTTTTAGTGTTAAACGCAGGGATTGGAAATAAAAACAGAGTAAACGATATTACCTATGAAGAGTGGAATAAAATGCTAAGCATTAATTTGACAGGACTTTTTAATACAGTGAAAGTTTTTTATGAAGATTTTCTTCTAAATAAAGGTGCTATTGTTTATATTGGTTCAGGCTCTGCACTTAGTGGAACTGGCGGTGGCGTTCCATATCCAGCTTCAAAAGCTGGTGGAGAAGGGTTGATGCGTGGCCTAGCTAAAGAGCTTGGTTCTAAAGGGGTAAATGTAAATACAGTTGCGCCTCGCTTGATTGATACGGGAATGTTAAGAGTCAGTCATCCCACTCAAGAAAGTTTGGATAAAGCTATCCAAGAAGTACCTGTTGGACGCTTAGGCACCATTGAAGACATAGCAAATTTGACTTATTTCTTGGCTGATCCAGCAAATTCCTTTATTCAAGGACAAACGATTTTACTTGATGGGGGCCGAACGATCGGTTAA
- a CDS encoding PTS sugar transporter subunit IIA, translated as MEVSDVLNKKLIFLNKRFNSTDELFDFIGNKATRLGLSKDSYASALKERELYFPTALEFNNIGVAIPHADSGHINNEFISLITLDEPIEFSAMEDSDRRIKVSIVFVLGLLKANDQLATLQAIMQLLQEENTLKYLMDANNVDDVMNSLNGI; from the coding sequence TTGGAAGTTTCGGATGTTTTAAATAAAAAATTGATTTTTTTGAATAAAAGGTTTAATAGTACCGATGAGTTATTTGATTTTATAGGAAATAAGGCAACGAGATTAGGTTTATCTAAAGATAGTTATGCGAGTGCATTGAAAGAAAGAGAGTTATATTTTCCAACAGCACTCGAATTCAATAATATTGGTGTGGCAATTCCACATGCTGATTCAGGACATATTAACAATGAATTTATATCGCTAATTACACTTGACGAACCAATAGAGTTTAGTGCAATGGAAGACTCTGATAGAAGGATAAAGGTTAGCATCGTATTTGTTTTAGGTCTATTAAAAGCTAATGATCAGCTTGCAACTCTACAAGCAATTATGCAGCTATTACAAGAAGAAAATACGCTTAAATATCTAATGGATGCAAACAATGTTGACGATGTAATGAATTCGTTGAATGGTATATAA
- a CDS encoding PTS transporter subunit IIC: MNTLFNIFQDILNLGPAVMLPIIMLILGLIFRMKFGDALKTGLLVGIGFQGLSLAIDLLMSSINPAIEYYSEIGEGFTTVDVGWAAVGAASWGVPFSAIAVLLIVGANILLVVTGLTKVINVDLWNFIHFLIPGALAYALFDSFWLGLAITVGLAVITLFIAEKAAPYWQKYFGVEGTTVTTLSFLTFAWPVGILGNKIIDLIPGLRDFDLNMEKIEEKIGFFSDPAVIGLIIGSLIGVITKQDWQTVLTMGTGIAAALVLLPRMVSIMMEGLSSISDAARSFMGRFTKDGETLVGMDIALGVGDRASNTTYLLLIPISIGLAFIIPGMTYLPVGLLTNIIYMIPLIAMASKGNLLRTFIIGLVFTTIVMIGADIFAPEATEMMTGAGIEVDGLVTDSLFGNSIPNIIISLFSRLLGFS; the protein is encoded by the coding sequence GTGAATACTTTATTTAACATATTTCAAGATATTTTAAATTTGGGACCGGCAGTTATGCTACCTATCATTATGCTAATATTGGGCTTAATTTTTCGAATGAAATTTGGCGATGCTTTAAAAACAGGTTTGTTAGTGGGGATTGGATTCCAAGGCTTATCATTAGCCATTGATTTGCTAATGAGTTCAATTAATCCAGCTATAGAATACTACAGTGAAATTGGCGAAGGCTTTACTACAGTTGATGTTGGTTGGGCAGCTGTTGGTGCTGCTTCTTGGGGAGTACCTTTTTCTGCTATTGCAGTTTTGTTAATTGTAGGGGCCAATATCCTCTTGGTTGTCACAGGTTTAACTAAAGTAATCAACGTCGACCTCTGGAATTTCATCCATTTCCTAATACCTGGAGCGCTTGCATACGCTCTTTTTGATAGCTTTTGGTTAGGTTTAGCCATTACCGTTGGGCTAGCAGTTATTACCTTATTTATTGCAGAAAAAGCAGCTCCTTATTGGCAAAAATATTTTGGCGTTGAAGGGACTACAGTTACAACTCTTTCGTTTCTTACATTTGCTTGGCCAGTAGGAATATTAGGGAACAAGATTATTGATTTGATTCCAGGCTTAAGAGATTTTGATCTTAACATGGAGAAAATTGAAGAAAAAATTGGGTTTTTCTCCGATCCAGCTGTTATTGGTTTAATTATTGGTAGTTTAATTGGTGTCATTACTAAGCAGGATTGGCAAACAGTACTTACAATGGGAACAGGAATCGCAGCAGCTTTAGTCTTACTTCCTAGAATGGTTTCAATTATGATGGAAGGCCTTTCATCGATTAGCGATGCAGCTAGAAGCTTTATGGGACGTTTCACAAAAGATGGCGAAACATTAGTGGGAATGGACATTGCTTTAGGCGTAGGGGACAGGGCATCTAATACAACTTATTTATTGCTTATTCCAATTTCTATTGGTCTTGCATTCATTATTCCGGGAATGACCTATCTTCCAGTAGGTTTACTAACCAATATTATTTATATGATTCCATTAATTGCCATGGCGTCGAAAGGGAATTTATTGCGAACATTTATAATTGGCTTAGTATTTACCACGATTGTAATGATTGGTGCAGATATATTTGCGCCTGAAGCCACTGAAATGATGACCGGTGCTGGTATAGAAGTAGATGGATTAGTTACAGATTCACTTTTTGGGAATAGTATACCGAATATAATTATCAGTCTATTTTCAAGATTGCTTGGATTTAGTTAA
- a CDS encoding PTS galactitol transporter subunit IIB, which translates to MSNKTIKIFVACGSGIATSTLVQEKVKKFFTEETDIKPVITKGNLNQIGSQDNKVDLILVTSSYKKDTKSPIIQVTNLISGVNEEKTKKEILAKSEELAK; encoded by the coding sequence ATGAGTAATAAAACAATAAAAATATTTGTAGCATGCGGTAGTGGAATTGCAACTTCGACCCTAGTGCAAGAAAAAGTAAAAAAGTTTTTTACCGAGGAAACTGACATTAAACCAGTCATTACGAAAGGTAATTTAAATCAAATAGGCTCTCAAGATAATAAAGTTGATTTAATTCTTGTAACCTCAAGTTATAAGAAAGATACAAAATCGCCTATTATTCAAGTGACTAACCTGATATCAGGTGTTAACGAAGAAAAGACGAAAAAAGAGATATTAGCTAAAAGTGAAGAACTGGCTAAATAA
- a CDS encoding BglG family transcription antiterminator, translating to MSDRNHEILHQLIRKRVVDETELLEGFQISARQLQYSIENINEELKMNHLPLIEKNNGYYYSNLAADDYFSMDQEIKNIYFPKEDRVRLITLMILTRDQPLSLDHFSIDLKISKNTALSYVKKTNIYLEENDLSLKFSRKNGYHMVGDEWDKRMVLFQVIAKLYKKYGERIISQLMETSQKYTNTVQQNIIIIENYLNIKYVDEEFYPLVHFVAAVLLRIEKGKAIEENRIHDKREIENTGIYQSLTYLMVDFPEISSDEKIFIALQLLSTNVRNKNVLADKDLPSLENALWEFLTEFEAHTFLVLRDKKELLQKLINHFRPAYYRIKYNITVENVLYDQIRSEYRVLHNFVRDSITPLEDFFQTTIADEEIAYITLFIGGHLIEKDTDDFEAKIIKAVILCPNGISMSNLIENNLRELFPEFLFYPTNSVREYQDFRLPHDIVFSTVPIQSNKKVYVINDILNKSEQTELRQHVIKDVFKLDFAGTTSKEILALIKKHATISDEKELQSQLETLLLKGKDQSIGVGLNESSSEIHLAELLYKDQIIISDQKLEWEDALKKLSSTLIDKKVIDQRYQNRLLQEYSTKPSYILIRRRIALPHLDPNLVEQKLGISLLITKKGISYGDQSINIAILLTTPDKTSHLGALYDINKIAHDENFINGLTKLETKEEIIQAIERFTTARKKEIK from the coding sequence ATGAGCGATCGTAATCATGAAATACTCCATCAGTTAATTAGAAAGAGGGTGGTAGATGAAACAGAATTACTGGAAGGATTTCAAATTTCTGCTAGGCAGTTGCAATACAGTATCGAAAATATAAACGAGGAGTTAAAAATGAATCATCTTCCTTTAATTGAAAAAAATAATGGTTATTACTATAGCAATTTAGCAGCTGATGACTATTTTTCAATGGACCAGGAAATTAAAAATATATATTTCCCTAAAGAAGATCGAGTACGTCTGATTACTTTAATGATCCTAACCAGAGATCAACCTCTATCTTTAGATCATTTTTCTATCGACTTAAAGATAAGCAAGAATACGGCATTGTCTTATGTTAAAAAGACAAATATTTATTTAGAAGAAAATGATCTGTCTTTGAAGTTTAGTCGGAAAAATGGGTATCACATGGTAGGGGATGAATGGGATAAACGAATGGTTTTATTCCAGGTAATCGCTAAATTATATAAGAAATATGGCGAAAGAATTATTAGTCAACTTATGGAAACAAGTCAGAAATATACGAATACTGTTCAACAGAATATTATTATAATTGAAAATTATTTAAATATTAAATATGTTGATGAGGAATTTTATCCTTTGGTTCATTTTGTTGCAGCTGTACTTTTACGGATAGAAAAAGGCAAAGCAATTGAAGAAAATCGTATTCATGATAAAAGAGAAATTGAAAATACGGGTATCTATCAATCGTTAACTTATTTAATGGTTGATTTTCCGGAGATTTCATCAGATGAAAAAATATTTATCGCGTTGCAATTGTTAAGTACAAATGTACGTAATAAAAATGTGCTTGCAGATAAAGACTTACCATCGTTGGAAAATGCATTATGGGAATTTTTGACAGAATTTGAGGCACATACATTTTTAGTACTAAGAGATAAAAAGGAATTGTTACAAAAGCTGATTAATCATTTTCGCCCGGCTTATTATCGAATAAAATACAACATTACGGTTGAAAATGTTTTATACGATCAGATTCGTTCAGAATATAGGGTATTACACAATTTTGTACGTGATTCGATAACGCCTTTAGAAGACTTTTTCCAAACAACGATAGCAGACGAAGAAATTGCCTATATCACTCTTTTTATTGGCGGGCATTTGATTGAGAAAGATACAGATGATTTTGAAGCTAAAATCATTAAAGCTGTCATCTTATGTCCGAACGGTATTTCGATGTCTAATTTAATTGAAAATAATTTAAGAGAACTGTTTCCAGAATTTCTTTTTTATCCAACAAATTCAGTTCGAGAGTATCAAGATTTTCGTTTACCACATGATATTGTTTTTTCGACAGTACCTATTCAGTCGAATAAAAAAGTGTATGTGATTAACGATATTCTGAATAAATCTGAACAAACAGAGCTAAGACAGCATGTGATTAAAGATGTTTTTAAATTAGACTTTGCAGGGACTACCTCAAAGGAAATACTCGCACTTATTAAAAAACATGCGACGATTTCTGATGAAAAAGAATTACAAAGTCAATTAGAGACATTGTTATTAAAAGGTAAAGATCAATCCATCGGAGTAGGGTTGAATGAATCCTCTAGTGAAATCCATTTGGCAGAACTTTTATATAAAGATCAAATCATTATAAGTGATCAAAAACTTGAATGGGAAGATGCGTTAAAGAAACTTAGCAGTACTTTAATTGATAAAAAAGTCATTGATCAGAGGTATCAAAACCGTTTGTTACAAGAGTACTCCACAAAACCCAGCTATATTTTGATCAGAAGGAGAATTGCTCTTCCTCATTTAGATCCTAATCTTGTAGAGCAAAAATTAGGTATAAGTTTATTGATAACCAAAAAAGGGATTTCTTATGGAGATCAATCAATCAATATCGCAATTTTGTTAACAACGCCTGATAAAACAAGTCATTTAGGAGCACTATATGATATTAATAAAATAGCTCACGATGAGAATTTTATTAATGGGCTAACTAAACTCGAGACAAAAGAAGAAATTATTCAAGCTATCGAAAGGTTTACTACTGCAAGAAAGAAAGAAATAAAATAA
- the ccpA gene encoding catabolite control protein A has protein sequence MEKQTITIYDVAREANVSMATVSRVVNGNPNVKPATRKKVLEVIDRLDYRPNAVARGLASKKTTTIGVIIPDVSNMFFSSLARGIDDVATMYKYNIILANSDGDSAKEVQVLNNLLAKQVDGIIFMGHRITDEVRGEFSRSKTPVVLAGSIDPDEQVGSVNIDYTGATKEAVSLLAKNGHEKIAFVSGALIDAINGQNRLTGYRQALKENNLEYNEGLIFESPYNFKDGLALVDRILNSGATAAYVTDDELAIGVLDGLYDHGVKVPGDFEVITSNNTLLTDVARPRLTSVTQPLYDIGAVAMRLLTKLMNKEEIEQKTIVLPSSIMEKGSTK, from the coding sequence ATGGAGAAACAAACAATTACGATTTATGATGTCGCACGTGAAGCGAATGTTTCAATGGCAACTGTATCTCGTGTTGTCAATGGTAACCCAAATGTGAAACCAGCAACACGTAAAAAAGTTTTAGAGGTAATCGATCGTCTTGATTATAGACCAAACGCGGTAGCTCGTGGTTTAGCCAGCAAAAAAACAACGACAATTGGTGTCATTATACCTGATGTCAGCAATATGTTCTTTTCTTCGTTAGCTCGCGGTATTGACGACGTAGCTACGATGTATAAATACAATATTATTTTGGCAAATTCAGATGGAGACAGTGCTAAAGAAGTTCAAGTTTTAAATAACTTATTAGCAAAACAAGTCGACGGCATTATCTTTATGGGACATCGCATCACAGACGAAGTTCGTGGTGAATTTTCACGTTCAAAAACGCCTGTAGTCTTAGCAGGTTCAATTGATCCGGACGAACAAGTCGGTAGTGTAAACATTGACTATACTGGAGCAACAAAAGAAGCTGTCTCACTTTTAGCTAAAAATGGACACGAAAAAATTGCTTTTGTCAGTGGAGCGCTTATTGACGCCATCAATGGTCAAAATCGTTTAACTGGTTATAGACAAGCACTAAAAGAAAACAATTTAGAATATAATGAAGGTTTGATTTTTGAATCACCGTATAACTTTAAAGATGGACTAGCTTTGGTTGATCGTATCTTAAACAGTGGCGCAACCGCAGCTTATGTAACTGATGATGAACTTGCTATTGGAGTTTTAGATGGTCTTTATGATCATGGAGTAAAAGTTCCAGGGGACTTTGAAGTTATTACAAGTAATAACACATTATTAACAGATGTGGCTCGTCCACGTTTGACAAGTGTTACCCAACCGTTATATGATATCGGCGCAGTCGCAATGAGACTGTTAACAAAATTAATGAACAAAGAAGAAATCGAACAAAAAACTATTGTATTACCATCTAGTATTATGGAAAAAGGCTCAACCAAATAA
- a CDS encoding aminopeptidase P family protein: MNDEKINELRTWMKANETDLAYITDPDTVAYFTGFASDPHERILALFFALDKDPFLFAPALDAQAAKESPWEYDVIGYQDAQDPWKMIASEIHTRYGNPADIIIEKSSLSLDHFEAFAAYFPKTNFSKNLTPVIEQMQLRKTPEEIDTLIEAGSWADVAFEIGFSAIKEGATEAEIIAEIEYQLKRKGVAKMSFDTEVLAGAKAANPHGTPGDDLVQKNHFVLFDLGVIWKGYCSDATRTVAFKEPTKFQREIYDIVLEAQLAAQEAVKPGMTASGLDRIAREVIENYGYGEAFNHRLGHGIGTTIHEYPSLVAGNDLVLEEGMCFSIEPGIYLPGEVGVRIEDCVYVTKDGCQPFTKTSKELQIIE; the protein is encoded by the coding sequence ATGAATGATGAAAAGATAAACGAACTAAGAACTTGGATGAAAGCAAATGAAACAGACCTCGCCTATATTACAGATCCGGATACTGTTGCCTATTTTACTGGATTTGCAAGCGATCCGCATGAAAGAATTTTAGCTTTATTCTTTGCACTTGATAAAGATCCATTCTTATTTGCGCCAGCATTAGATGCACAAGCTGCCAAAGAAAGCCCGTGGGAATATGATGTTATTGGTTATCAAGACGCTCAAGACCCGTGGAAAATGATTGCTTCTGAGATTCATACTCGTTATGGCAATCCGGCTGATATTATCATTGAAAAATCTTCCTTAAGTTTGGATCATTTTGAAGCGTTCGCTGCTTATTTTCCTAAAACAAATTTTTCCAAAAATTTGACGCCGGTAATTGAACAAATGCAGTTACGTAAAACGCCAGAAGAAATCGACACATTAATAGAAGCGGGCTCTTGGGCTGACGTTGCTTTTGAAATCGGCTTTTCTGCTATTAAAGAAGGCGCAACAGAAGCTGAAATTATCGCTGAAATCGAATATCAACTAAAACGCAAAGGCGTTGCTAAAATGTCCTTTGATACAGAAGTTTTAGCTGGCGCCAAGGCTGCTAATCCTCACGGCACTCCTGGAGATGATCTAGTTCAAAAGAATCATTTTGTACTATTTGATTTAGGTGTCATTTGGAAAGGGTACTGTAGTGATGCAACACGAACTGTTGCTTTTAAAGAGCCTACAAAATTTCAACGAGAAATCTATGACATTGTTTTAGAAGCACAATTAGCAGCACAGGAAGCTGTTAAACCAGGCATGACAGCAAGTGGACTAGATCGGATCGCTCGTGAAGTAATTGAAAACTATGGCTATGGTGAAGCATTTAACCATCGTTTAGGTCATGGTATTGGTACAACAATCCATGAATATCCATCTTTAGTTGCTGGTAACGACCTTGTACTTGAAGAAGGGATGTGTTTCTCAATTGAACCGGGGATTTATCTACCAGGAGAAGTAGGTGTACGTATTGAAGATTGCGTTTACGTTACTAAAGATGGCTGTCAACCATTCACTAAAACCTCTAAAGAGTTACAAATTATTGAATAG
- a CDS encoding YtxH domain-containing protein, translating into MGKKDGFLLGAVVGGTAAAVTALLLAPESGKQLRDKVAKQVDHALDAASDYTDIAKDKGSDLTDLAKEKAEDLSKQANDLADSMKHKTKGTAEDVKDTVTDAAEDYADLASDMADDARATAEDVSDQVQDTAEDIIIDVKDTSDAMQDTIADAADEGSSIAQEAKEQADDVTEDAKADLAAEHEDIKEDFDDSVEDLKDQIEKNNPADQ; encoded by the coding sequence ATGGGAAAAAAAGATGGATTTTTATTAGGCGCTGTGGTCGGCGGAACGGCAGCTGCAGTGACAGCCTTATTATTGGCTCCTGAATCAGGTAAACAATTACGCGATAAAGTAGCAAAACAAGTTGATCATGCATTAGATGCAGCATCAGACTATACGGATATCGCAAAAGATAAAGGCAGCGATCTAACCGACCTTGCAAAAGAAAAAGCAGAAGATCTTAGCAAACAAGCAAATGACCTTGCTGATTCAATGAAACATAAAACAAAAGGTACCGCTGAAGATGTCAAAGATACAGTGACAGATGCGGCAGAAGATTATGCGGATCTAGCAAGTGATATGGCAGATGATGCCAGAGCAACTGCAGAAGATGTATCTGATCAAGTACAAGATACAGCCGAAGATATCATCATTGATGTCAAAGATACTTCAGACGCTATGCAAGATACCATTGCTGATGCGGCAGATGAAGGAAGCTCGATTGCTCAAGAAGCCAAAGAACAAGCAGATGATGTAACTGAAGATGCTAAAGCTGATTTAGCTGCTGAACATGAAGATATCAAAGAAGATTTTGACGATTCTGTAGAAGATTTGAAAGATCAAATCGAAAAAAATAATCCAGCAGATCAATAA
- a CDS encoding DUF948 domain-containing protein, with protein MTAGGIAGLIAAIAFAVLVIFLVKLLLKVEKTVSSVEKTITEANNTIEVVTKDVDLLSREVEGLLTKSNELFSDVNKKVATIDPLFTAIADLSTSISELNASGKNLVSRISDLGKTTAQATVAGKVGKTAMKFFANRNKED; from the coding sequence ATGACTGCTGGAGGTATTGCCGGCTTAATCGCCGCTATCGCGTTTGCAGTACTAGTCATCTTTCTGGTAAAATTATTATTGAAAGTTGAAAAGACGGTATCTTCTGTTGAAAAAACAATAACAGAAGCAAATAATACGATAGAGGTAGTAACAAAAGATGTAGATTTACTTTCGCGAGAAGTGGAAGGGTTGCTGACAAAAAGTAACGAACTATTTTCAGATGTTAATAAGAAAGTTGCCACTATCGATCCATTATTTACTGCAATTGCTGATTTAAGTACTAGCATTTCAGAATTAAATGCTTCCGGAAAAAATCTTGTTTCAAGAATTAGTGATCTAGGAAAAACAACAGCTCAAGCAACAGTTGCTGGAAAAGTTGGAAAAACTGCAATGAAGTTTTTTGCTAACCGAAATAAAGAAGATTAA
- a CDS encoding YhfC family intramembrane metalloprotease, with the protein MVPISTIVAMAAALIILIGLLIGAFWLLRRKVGIKMVPVAVGAVFFVIFALILEQNLHSLVLQPNAQGQTSLSSNHPVVYVIYGILAAGIFEETARLIGFHLLKKSYPTFATSLAYGLGHGGIEMLIIGVGSLFNNLLVSLLLQDPNGQLAQELPQNVIQALQNVSSGDFFLIVIERFPALLVQICLSILVWVAVNKTKKFWLFPLSILLHALIDLPSAVAQVGFLSNYVILYSLLYLMTAGLIFFTIQIVKHNQLYPFKKLA; encoded by the coding sequence ATGGTACCAATAAGTACAATTGTCGCAATGGCTGCGGCACTTATTATTTTAATCGGATTACTTATCGGAGCGTTTTGGCTTTTGCGGCGAAAAGTTGGCATAAAAATGGTGCCAGTAGCAGTAGGTGCTGTATTTTTTGTTATTTTTGCTTTGATATTAGAGCAGAATTTGCATAGTCTTGTTTTGCAACCAAACGCCCAAGGGCAAACTTCATTAAGTAGTAATCACCCGGTTGTCTATGTCATTTATGGTATACTTGCCGCAGGAATCTTTGAAGAGACGGCTAGGCTTATCGGGTTTCATCTTTTAAAGAAAAGTTATCCCACGTTTGCTACCAGTCTTGCTTATGGACTTGGGCATGGCGGGATTGAAATGTTAATTATTGGTGTTGGTTCTTTGTTTAATAATCTATTAGTCAGCCTTTTGCTACAAGATCCTAACGGACAGCTGGCACAAGAATTGCCGCAAAACGTCATTCAAGCTTTACAAAATGTTTCTTCAGGCGATTTCTTTTTAATCGTGATTGAACGTTTCCCAGCACTGCTAGTTCAGATTTGTTTATCAATACTGGTATGGGTAGCAGTAAATAAAACCAAGAAATTCTGGCTTTTCCCACTTAGCATTCTATTACATGCACTTATTGATTTACCAAGTGCGGTGGCCCAAGTTGGCTTTTTATCAAATTATGTCATTTTATATAGTTTATTGTATTTAATGACGGCAGGATTAATCTTTTTCACGATACAAATAGTAAAACATAATCAACTTTACCCATTTAAAAAGTTGGCCTAA
- the galU gene encoding UTP--glucose-1-phosphate uridylyltransferase GalU — MKVRKAVIPAAGLGTRFLPATKAMAKEMLPIVDKPTIQFIVEEALNSGIEDILIVTGKGKRPIEDHFDANLELEMNLKEKGKNDLLKLVEETTDVNLHFIRQSHPKGLGHAVLQAKAFVGNEPFVVMLGDDLMEDRVPLSKQLIDDYEKTHASTIAVMKVPHEDTSKYGIINPDGQVEKGLYNVNSFVEKPEPEVAPSDLAIIGRYLLTPEIFSILENLAPGAGDEIQLTDAIDTLNKTQRVFAREFKGKRFDVGDKFGFMRTSIEYGLVHPQIKDDLAEFIIELGSELNQKKQGNETTKSKKDTKEK, encoded by the coding sequence ATGAAAGTAAGAAAAGCGGTGATTCCTGCAGCAGGGCTAGGTACGCGTTTTCTGCCGGCAACTAAAGCGATGGCCAAAGAAATGTTACCTATTGTGGATAAGCCAACGATTCAATTCATTGTAGAAGAAGCATTGAATTCAGGAATCGAAGATATCTTGATCGTTACAGGCAAAGGGAAACGACCGATTGAAGACCATTTTGACGCTAACTTAGAGTTAGAAATGAATTTGAAAGAAAAAGGCAAAAATGATTTATTAAAATTAGTGGAAGAAACCACGGATGTTAATCTCCATTTCATTCGTCAATCACATCCTAAAGGCCTGGGTCATGCTGTTTTACAAGCAAAAGCTTTTGTAGGCAATGAGCCATTTGTCGTGATGTTAGGTGATGACCTGATGGAAGATAGAGTACCACTAAGCAAACAATTGATAGACGATTATGAAAAAACACATGCTTCAACTATTGCGGTGATGAAAGTACCCCATGAAGACACTTCGAAATATGGGATCATCAACCCTGATGGGCAGGTGGAAAAAGGGCTATATAATGTTAATAGTTTTGTTGAAAAACCTGAGCCAGAAGTGGCACCTAGTGATTTGGCAATTATTGGTCGTTACTTACTAACACCGGAGATCTTTTCTATTTTGGAAAATTTAGCGCCTGGTGCAGGCGATGAGATCCAACTGACTGATGCCATTGATACTTTAAATAAAACGCAACGTGTATTTGCACGAGAATTTAAAGGCAAACGTTTTGATGTAGGCGACAAATTTGGTTTTATGCGAACAAGTATCGAATATGGATTGGTTCATCCCCAAATTAAAGATGATTTGGCAGAATTCATTATCGAACTCGGTAGTGAACTTAATCAAAAAAAGCAAGGAAATGAAACAACAAAAAGCAAAAAAGACACAAAAGAGAAATAA